Proteins found in one Hyalangium gracile genomic segment:
- the ftsE gene encoding cell division ATP-binding protein FtsE: MIQMFHVYKAYPGDPPVLSDINLHVEKGEFVFLTGPSGAGKTTLLKLLFCGEKATKGQILVGGRNIARIRESAVPYLRRNIGVVFQDFKLLPHRTVEDNVAFTLDVLGVPRAEAREKVYRMLKLVGLEHKAGSYPLRLSGGEQQRVVIARALVNDPTILLADEPTGNLDPALTVEIMDLLNQVNIRGTTVMVATHDSTLLARYQKRTVRLERGFIVSDEDGVKAARRMAV, from the coding sequence ATGATCCAGATGTTCCATGTCTACAAGGCCTACCCGGGCGATCCGCCCGTGCTCTCGGACATCAACCTGCATGTGGAGAAGGGGGAGTTCGTCTTCCTCACCGGCCCGTCGGGCGCGGGGAAGACGACGCTGCTGAAGCTGCTGTTCTGCGGGGAGAAGGCGACGAAGGGGCAGATCCTCGTGGGGGGCCGCAACATCGCGCGCATCCGCGAGTCGGCCGTGCCCTACCTGCGGCGCAACATCGGCGTGGTGTTCCAGGACTTCAAGCTGCTGCCCCACCGCACGGTGGAGGACAACGTGGCCTTCACGCTGGACGTGCTGGGGGTGCCCCGCGCCGAGGCGCGCGAGAAGGTCTACCGCATGCTCAAGCTGGTGGGGCTGGAGCACAAGGCGGGCTCGTACCCGCTGCGCCTGTCGGGTGGAGAGCAGCAGCGCGTCGTCATCGCGCGGGCGCTCGTGAATGATCCGACCATCCTGCTGGCCGACGAGCCCACGGGCAACCTGGACCCGGCGCTCACGGTGGAGATCATGGACCTGCTCAACCAGGTCAACATCCGCGGCACCACGGTGATGGTGGCCACGCACGACAGCACGCTGCTGGCGCGCTACCAGAAGCGCACGGTGCGGCTGGAGCGCGGGTTCATCGTCTCGGACGAGGACGGCGTCAAGGCGGCTCGGCGGATGGCGGTATGA
- the dhbC gene encoding isochorismate synthase DhbC, whose translation MTARNMAPQALATHLLESYEAGSSFFFASPRRTMLTRGTFATVPCPVGANALAELPGRVAAVLRDAREAGHDIPVAVGAVPFDGSVPAQLVVPMTIQRAGPLEFDTAIPVHRAPPARYTVQPVPRPEEYLHGVAQALRLMQAGPLRKVVLSRSLHLSAATPINLPQLLRNLAQRNPTGYTFAVDLPAQADAAGARPRTLVGASPELLVSRSGLQVLANPLAGSIPRSADPIEDQERAAGLLASPKDLHEHAVVIDAVAEALRPYCKTLEVPAKPSLVNTPTLWHLSSRISGELLDPSISSLALAVALHPTPAVCGYPTELAHKAIGTIEPFDRGFYTGTVGWCDATGDGQWAVTIRCAEVDEHSLRLFAGAGIVAGSKPESELAETEAKFRTMLQAMGLGQGVEVQS comes from the coding sequence ATGACCGCACGAAACATGGCACCGCAGGCGCTGGCCACTCACCTGCTCGAGAGCTACGAGGCCGGCTCCTCCTTCTTCTTCGCCTCCCCGCGCCGCACCATGCTGACGCGAGGCACGTTCGCCACCGTGCCCTGCCCGGTGGGCGCCAACGCGCTGGCGGAGCTGCCCGGGCGCGTGGCGGCGGTGCTGCGCGACGCGCGGGAGGCCGGGCATGACATCCCCGTCGCCGTGGGCGCGGTGCCCTTCGACGGCAGCGTCCCCGCCCAGCTCGTGGTGCCGATGACCATTCAGCGGGCCGGACCGCTGGAGTTCGACACGGCCATCCCCGTGCACCGCGCTCCCCCGGCTCGCTACACGGTGCAGCCGGTGCCCCGGCCCGAGGAGTACCTCCACGGCGTGGCGCAGGCGCTGCGGCTGATGCAGGCCGGCCCGCTGCGCAAGGTGGTGCTGTCGCGCTCGCTGCACCTGAGCGCCGCCACGCCCATCAACCTGCCCCAGCTGCTGCGCAACCTGGCTCAGCGCAACCCCACCGGCTACACCTTCGCGGTGGATCTGCCCGCGCAGGCGGACGCGGCCGGGGCCCGTCCGCGCACGCTGGTGGGCGCCAGCCCGGAGCTGCTGGTCTCTCGCTCGGGGCTGCAGGTGCTCGCCAACCCCCTGGCGGGCTCCATCCCCCGCAGCGCCGATCCAATCGAGGACCAGGAGCGGGCCGCCGGGCTGCTGGCGTCGCCCAAGGATCTGCACGAGCACGCGGTGGTCATCGACGCGGTGGCGGAGGCGCTACGGCCCTACTGCAAGACGCTGGAGGTGCCGGCGAAGCCATCGCTCGTGAACACCCCGACGCTGTGGCACCTGTCGAGCCGGATCAGCGGCGAGCTGCTGGATCCGTCCATCTCCTCGCTGGCGCTGGCCGTCGCGCTCCACCCCACCCCGGCGGTGTGCGGCTACCCGACGGAGCTGGCCCACAAGGCGATCGGCACCATCGAGCCCTTCGACCGAGGCTTCTACACCGGCACGGTGGGCTGGTGCGACGCGACGGGCGATGGCCAGTGGGCGGTGACCATCCGCTGCGCGGAGGTGGATGAGCACTCGCTGCGACTGTTCGCGGGCGCGGGCATCGTGGCCGGCTCGAAGCCCGAGTCCGAGCTGGCGGAGACCGAGGCGAAGTTCCGCACCATGCTCCAGGCGATGGGGCTGGGCCAGGGCGTCGAGGTGCAGTCGTGA
- a CDS encoding murein hydrolase activator EnvC family protein: MSRSVLLMLLLGATAALAQDEAAERAAVREQLATHRATLALIESKKVSVLEGLELLEQISAFSRKRVQLVEKDLAAFRKRVAVAEREEAVARQVLQQQLSRLTPRLRALYRLTRRQPLEVLLTSEDFSSLVWRARTLEATMKSDLELLRAVQQVARLEHQAVLELRRLQGSLASRMAFLKEQVSFAQQQQAALKDVVATLSGEADLAKRAMRELEQADAELTRMLEDLKEGTTATGFRALKGKLPFPTQGVVEVGFGKVINPLFNTVTVQKGLDIRAAEGAPVRAVAAGKVVFAGWMRGYGNLLILDHGGGYHSLMAHLGVVTPKVGEDVEAGADVGTVGDTGSLKGAYLYFEIRKAGLAVDPAPWLTHGS, translated from the coding sequence ATGAGCCGCTCGGTCCTCCTCATGCTGCTGCTGGGAGCCACCGCCGCGCTCGCTCAGGACGAGGCGGCGGAGCGGGCCGCCGTGCGCGAGCAGCTCGCCACGCACCGCGCCACCCTGGCCCTCATCGAGTCCAAGAAGGTCTCCGTCCTGGAGGGGCTGGAGCTGCTGGAGCAGATCTCCGCCTTCTCCCGCAAGCGCGTGCAGCTGGTGGAGAAGGATCTGGCCGCCTTCCGCAAGCGCGTCGCCGTCGCCGAGCGCGAGGAGGCGGTGGCGCGCCAGGTGCTCCAGCAGCAGCTGAGCCGGCTCACGCCTCGGCTGCGCGCGCTGTACCGGCTGACGCGCCGTCAGCCCCTGGAGGTGCTGCTCACCTCGGAGGACTTCTCCTCGCTCGTCTGGCGCGCCCGGACGCTGGAGGCGACGATGAAGAGCGACCTCGAGCTGCTGCGCGCCGTGCAGCAGGTGGCTCGGCTGGAGCACCAGGCGGTGCTCGAGCTGCGGCGCCTGCAGGGCTCGCTCGCCTCGCGCATGGCCTTCCTCAAGGAGCAGGTGAGCTTCGCCCAGCAGCAGCAGGCGGCGCTGAAGGACGTGGTGGCCACGCTCTCGGGCGAGGCGGACCTGGCGAAGCGGGCGATGCGCGAGCTGGAGCAGGCCGACGCGGAGCTGACGCGGATGCTGGAGGACCTGAAGGAGGGGACCACGGCCACCGGTTTCCGAGCGCTCAAGGGCAAGCTGCCCTTTCCCACCCAGGGCGTCGTCGAGGTGGGCTTCGGCAAGGTGATCAACCCGCTCTTCAACACCGTCACCGTGCAGAAGGGGCTGGACATCCGCGCGGCGGAGGGCGCCCCGGTGCGCGCGGTGGCCGCCGGCAAGGTCGTCTTCGCCGGGTGGATGCGCGGCTACGGCAACCTGCTCATCCTGGACCACGGGGGCGGCTACCACTCGCTCATGGCCCACCTGGGCGTCGTGACGCCCAAGGTCGGCGAGGACGTCGAGGCGGGGGCGGACGTGGGCACGGTGGGAGACACCGGCTCGCTCAAGGGCGCCTACCTCTACTTCGAGATCCGCAAGGCCGGCCTGGCCGTGGACCCTGCACCCTGGCTGACACACGGCTCCTGA
- a CDS encoding 2,3-dihydro-2,3-dihydroxybenzoate dehydrogenase, with protein sequence MRTTPRVALVTGAAQGIGAAVARALAGEASIAALDTQEEGLSSLVNELRARDCRAAAFVADVSDSAAVERAVERIEGELGPISILVNVAGILRPGPVLSLSSEDWAATFAVNTHGVFHVSRAVARRMVPRKAGVIVTVGSNAASVPRMHMAAYVASKAASTMFTKCLGLELAPHNIRCNVVSPGSTDTAMQRSLWADEHGAQAVITGSLESFRLGIPLRRIATPADIADAVSFLVSDRARHITMHDLCVDGGATLGA encoded by the coding sequence ATGAGAACGACCCCCAGGGTCGCGCTGGTGACAGGCGCTGCGCAGGGCATCGGGGCGGCCGTCGCCAGGGCGCTGGCCGGCGAGGCCTCGATCGCGGCGCTCGACACCCAGGAGGAGGGACTCTCCTCGCTGGTGAACGAGCTGCGCGCGCGGGACTGCCGCGCCGCCGCCTTCGTGGCCGACGTGAGCGACAGCGCCGCCGTGGAGCGCGCCGTCGAGCGCATCGAGGGCGAGCTGGGGCCGATCTCCATCCTGGTGAACGTCGCCGGAATCCTGCGGCCAGGCCCGGTGCTCTCCCTCAGCAGCGAGGACTGGGCCGCCACCTTCGCGGTCAACACCCACGGGGTGTTCCATGTCTCGCGCGCGGTGGCCCGGCGCATGGTGCCGCGCAAGGCGGGGGTGATCGTCACCGTGGGTTCGAACGCCGCCTCGGTGCCGCGCATGCACATGGCCGCCTACGTGGCCTCCAAGGCCGCATCGACGATGTTCACCAAGTGCCTGGGGCTGGAGCTGGCCCCCCACAACATCCGCTGCAACGTGGTGTCTCCCGGCTCCACCGACACGGCCATGCAGCGCTCGCTCTGGGCGGACGAGCACGGCGCCCAGGCGGTGATCACCGGCTCGCTCGAGAGCTTCCGCCTGGGCATTCCCCTGCGCCGGATAGCCACCCCTGCCGACATCGCCGACGCGGTGTCGTTCCTGGTCTCCGACCGGGCCCGCCACATCACCATGCACGACCTCTGCGTCGACGGCGGAGCCACGCTGGGCGCGTAG
- a CDS encoding alpha/beta fold hydrolase, whose protein sequence is MDLLGGVQKVMRHMLVARGVESKVVNVAGQSVHTYDYRGQGKGPPVVLVHGLGGSANGFSRLFHALGRRFSRVLAADLPGHGFSAEYCGGPVCVRGQFDVLRAWCEVVVGGPAFVVGNSLGGAMAVNLAAEHPELVKALGLVAPAGAALTPEATDALLSSFDVRTASEARALTRRLFHKAPLSLMLFANEMKKFYGTPTVQALAAEARATRASLAPEALRGLTMPVLLLWGGSERLLPSETLDYYRAHLPPHAEVHVVKGFGHVPQVERPDELVSHLVRFADAAGL, encoded by the coding sequence GTGGACTTGCTGGGTGGTGTGCAGAAGGTGATGCGCCACATGCTCGTGGCGCGGGGCGTGGAGTCCAAGGTGGTGAACGTGGCCGGCCAGTCCGTGCACACGTACGACTATCGGGGGCAGGGCAAGGGGCCGCCGGTGGTGCTCGTGCATGGGCTGGGCGGCTCGGCCAACGGCTTCTCCCGGCTGTTCCACGCGCTGGGGCGCCGCTTCTCGCGCGTGCTGGCGGCGGACCTTCCGGGCCACGGCTTCTCCGCGGAGTACTGCGGCGGGCCGGTGTGCGTGCGCGGGCAGTTCGACGTGCTGCGCGCCTGGTGCGAGGTGGTGGTGGGCGGGCCGGCCTTCGTGGTGGGCAACTCGCTGGGCGGGGCCATGGCGGTGAACCTGGCCGCGGAGCACCCGGAGCTCGTCAAGGCCCTGGGGCTGGTGGCTCCGGCCGGCGCGGCGCTGACGCCCGAGGCCACGGACGCGCTGCTCTCCTCCTTCGATGTGCGCACGGCCTCCGAGGCGCGCGCGCTCACCCGGCGCCTCTTCCACAAGGCGCCGCTGTCGCTGATGCTCTTCGCCAACGAGATGAAGAAGTTCTACGGCACCCCCACGGTGCAGGCCCTGGCCGCCGAGGCTCGGGCCACCCGCGCCAGCCTGGCGCCGGAGGCCCTGCGCGGCCTGACCATGCCCGTCCTGCTCCTGTGGGGAGGGAGCGAGCGGCTGCTGCCCTCTGAGACGCTGGACTACTACCGGGCCCACCTGCCCCCCCACGCCGAGGTGCACGTGGTGAAGGGCTTCGGGCACGTCCCCCAGGTGGAGCGGCCCGACGAGCTGGTGTCCCACCTGGTGCGCTTCGCCGACGCGGCGGGGCTCTAG
- a CDS encoding (2,3-dihydroxybenzoyl)adenylate synthase, translated as MSVPVSPGPAGPLPGCTLWPEEFAARYRQAGYWRGETFGGLLRERALRHGDRTALVAGSVRMSYRELDARADQLAAGFQSLGIQPRDRVVIQLPNITAFYEVCFALFRLGALPVFALPAHRSAELTSFCEYTEAVAYIIADKHGGFDYRTLATQVRGAVPTLRHVIVAGDAGTFIPLSSLYASPVGLPKPRPEEVAFFQLSGGSTGIPKLIPRTHDDYIYSLRASAEICQLDGSSVYLCALPAAHNFPMSSPGVFGTFYAGGTAVLALHPSPDEAFPLIERERVTITALVPPLAMIWMDAAKARRHDLSSLRVLQVGGARLSAEAARRVRPTLGCTLQQVYGMAEGLVNYTRLDDPEELIVSTQGRPISPDDELRVVDEDGREVAPGETGQLLTRGPYTFRGYYKAEAANDRAFTADGFYCTGDLVRLTPEGYLVVEGRAKDQINRGGEKVAAEEVENHLLAHPAVRDAAVVALPDPFLGERTCAFVIPRAAPPPPATALTSFLRERGLAAYKIPDRVEFIDAFPQTGVGKVSKKALREALTRSPRNAAPTSAS; from the coding sequence GTGAGCGTCCCTGTCTCGCCAGGGCCGGCGGGCCCGCTTCCGGGCTGCACGCTCTGGCCGGAGGAGTTCGCCGCGCGCTACCGCCAGGCTGGCTACTGGCGCGGAGAGACCTTCGGCGGACTGCTGCGCGAGCGGGCCCTGCGCCACGGGGACCGCACGGCGCTGGTCGCCGGGTCGGTCCGCATGAGCTACCGCGAGCTGGATGCTCGCGCCGACCAGCTCGCCGCCGGGTTCCAGTCCCTGGGCATCCAGCCGCGAGACCGGGTGGTCATCCAGCTGCCCAACATCACCGCCTTCTATGAGGTGTGCTTCGCGCTCTTCCGGCTGGGCGCGCTGCCGGTGTTCGCGCTGCCGGCGCACCGCAGCGCGGAGCTCACCTCCTTCTGCGAGTACACCGAGGCGGTCGCCTACATCATCGCGGACAAGCACGGGGGCTTCGACTACCGCACGCTGGCCACGCAGGTCCGCGGCGCGGTGCCCACGCTGCGGCACGTGATTGTCGCGGGCGATGCCGGGACGTTCATCCCGCTGAGCAGCCTGTACGCCTCGCCGGTGGGACTGCCGAAGCCTCGCCCGGAGGAGGTGGCGTTCTTCCAGCTGTCGGGCGGCAGCACCGGCATCCCCAAGCTCATCCCGCGCACCCACGACGACTACATCTACAGCCTGCGGGCCAGCGCGGAGATCTGCCAGCTCGATGGGTCGAGCGTGTACCTGTGCGCGCTGCCGGCCGCGCACAACTTCCCGATGAGCTCGCCGGGAGTGTTCGGCACCTTCTACGCGGGCGGGACGGCCGTGCTGGCGCTGCACCCCAGCCCCGACGAGGCGTTCCCGCTCATCGAGCGCGAGCGCGTCACGATCACCGCGCTGGTGCCTCCGCTGGCGATGATCTGGATGGATGCCGCCAAGGCCCGGCGGCACGATCTGTCGAGCCTGCGCGTGCTGCAGGTCGGCGGAGCCCGGCTGAGCGCCGAGGCGGCCCGGCGGGTGCGCCCCACGCTGGGGTGCACGCTGCAGCAGGTCTACGGAATGGCCGAGGGCCTGGTCAACTACACCCGGCTGGACGATCCCGAGGAGCTCATCGTCTCCACGCAGGGCCGGCCCATCTCGCCCGACGACGAGCTCCGGGTGGTCGACGAGGACGGCCGCGAGGTGGCTCCGGGAGAGACGGGCCAGCTCCTCACGCGCGGTCCCTACACCTTCCGCGGCTACTACAAGGCCGAGGCCGCCAACGATCGGGCGTTCACGGCGGATGGCTTCTACTGCACCGGCGATCTGGTGCGGCTGACGCCCGAGGGCTATCTGGTCGTCGAGGGCCGCGCGAAGGATCAGATCAACCGCGGCGGAGAGAAGGTCGCGGCCGAGGAGGTGGAGAACCACCTGCTGGCCCACCCCGCCGTCCGTGACGCGGCGGTCGTCGCCCTGCCCGATCCGTTCCTCGGCGAGCGCACCTGCGCGTTCGTCATCCCCCGCGCTGCCCCGCCCCCGCCCGCCACGGCGCTCACCAGCTTCCTGCGCGAGCGCGGCCTGGCCGCCTACAAGATCCCGGACCGGGTCGAGTTCATCGACGCGTTCCCGCAGACCGGTGTGGGCAAGGTCAGCAAGAAGGCGCTGCGCGAGGCCCTCACCCGTTCCCCCCGAAACGCTGCCCCCACCTCCGCGAGCTGA
- a CDS encoding cell division protein FtsX codes for MSALAKVSYFWRSAAGGLKHSPFVHFIAISTIAIALFAAGLARTAGRALDGLLASLGGEVEVTVYLAPELRSEQVEALRAKLESASGGHAQLVKPDEALTRLARELGDLGEALAQLPENPLPPSLELTVAPERRTPELLEALSQEIRAMAGVTGVDYGREAVERLTAIARALRFGGLVAFAVVLFATIIIVSATLQLAIYARREEIEIQKLVGATDRFVKAPFLIEGLLQGVLGAVVALLGLWTFGRLVGPTLTSLFSFLLGPGSSEPLVRPALALELVVAGSVLGLVGSFIAVGRFLRV; via the coding sequence ATGAGCGCGCTGGCGAAGGTCTCCTACTTCTGGCGCTCGGCGGCCGGAGGCCTGAAGCACTCGCCGTTCGTGCACTTCATCGCGATCTCCACCATCGCCATCGCGCTGTTCGCCGCGGGGCTGGCGAGGACGGCGGGCCGCGCGCTGGACGGGCTGCTGGCCTCGCTGGGCGGAGAGGTGGAGGTGACGGTGTACCTGGCGCCGGAGCTGCGCTCCGAGCAGGTGGAGGCCCTGCGCGCCAAGCTGGAGTCGGCCAGCGGCGGACACGCACAGCTGGTGAAGCCGGACGAGGCGCTGACGCGGCTGGCTCGGGAGCTGGGAGACCTGGGCGAGGCGCTTGCGCAGCTGCCGGAGAACCCGCTGCCGCCCTCGCTGGAGCTGACGGTGGCACCCGAGCGGCGCACCCCCGAGCTGCTCGAGGCGCTCTCCCAGGAGATCCGCGCGATGGCGGGCGTCACCGGGGTGGACTACGGCCGGGAGGCGGTGGAGCGGCTGACGGCCATCGCCCGGGCGCTGCGCTTCGGCGGGCTGGTGGCCTTCGCGGTGGTCCTCTTCGCCACCATCATCATCGTGTCCGCCACGCTCCAGCTCGCCATCTACGCGCGGCGCGAGGAGATAGAGATCCAGAAGCTGGTGGGCGCCACGGACCGCTTCGTCAAGGCGCCCTTCCTCATCGAGGGGCTGCTGCAGGGCGTGCTGGGCGCGGTGGTGGCGCTGCTGGGGCTGTGGACCTTCGGGCGGCTGGTGGGGCCCACGCTGACGTCCCTCTTCTCGTTCCTGCTGGGGCCGGGCTCCTCGGAGCCGCTGGTGCGTCCCGCGCTCGCGCTGGAGCTGGTGGTGGCCGGCAGCGTGCTGGGGCTGGTGGGCAGCTTCATCGCGGTGGGGCGCTTCCTCAGGGTATGA